In one Candidatus Hydrogenedentota bacterium genomic region, the following are encoded:
- a CDS encoding DUF1080 domain-containing protein — protein sequence MRYRVLGWMAALILVTVVAAAQQATDPVQGTWRGLFTDKAWQNTPLSAKIVADGRGLYRVFVELADKAGKPVSALARGSFDGKKFTVDCELDLGADFGGMCKLTAKGDGAHITGKFKGKDAPGAFKLDHVYIQPPSLGAKPPANGIVLFDGTNLDAWQPTEKPWTIVEGGAMQVGKGNIVSKQEFGDHRIHLEFRTPLMADKRGQARGNSGVYVFGRYEVQVLDSFGLPTADNECGGIYKKAVPKTNACLPPTEWQTYDITFHAPKFDAAGNKTKNAVIRVELNGTVIHDNVELDGTTPGGVSGVEAPKGVLLLQDHHNAVQYRNIWIEPLD from the coding sequence ATGAGATACAGGGTTCTCGGATGGATGGCGGCCTTGATTCTTGTGACGGTAGTGGCCGCGGCGCAGCAGGCAACGGATCCCGTTCAGGGCACATGGCGCGGCCTGTTCACGGACAAGGCCTGGCAAAACACGCCGTTGTCGGCCAAGATTGTCGCGGACGGCAGGGGCCTGTACCGCGTATTTGTCGAACTCGCGGACAAGGCCGGCAAACCGGTATCGGCGCTGGCCCGCGGATCGTTCGATGGTAAGAAGTTCACGGTAGATTGTGAATTGGATCTGGGCGCGGACTTCGGCGGCATGTGCAAACTGACGGCCAAGGGGGACGGCGCGCATATTACCGGCAAATTCAAGGGAAAGGACGCGCCGGGCGCGTTCAAACTGGATCATGTCTATATTCAGCCGCCGTCGTTGGGCGCGAAACCGCCCGCAAACGGCATCGTGCTGTTCGACGGCACGAATCTCGACGCATGGCAGCCAACCGAGAAGCCGTGGACCATCGTCGAGGGCGGCGCAATGCAGGTCGGCAAGGGCAATATCGTGTCCAAGCAGGAATTCGGCGATCACCGGATTCATCTCGAATTCCGCACGCCGCTCATGGCCGACAAGCGCGGACAAGCCCGCGGCAACAGCGGCGTGTACGTCTTCGGGCGCTATGAAGTCCAGGTGCTCGACAGTTTCGGGCTGCCGACCGCCGACAATGAATGCGGCGGCATCTACAAAAAGGCCGTGCCGAAAACCAATGCCTGCCTGCCGCCGACGGAATGGCAGACCTACGACATCACGTTCCACGCGCCGAAATTCGACGCGGCGGGCAATAAAACCAAAAACGCCGTCATCAGGGTCGAGTTGAACGGAACCGTAATTCACGACAACGTCGAACTCGACGGAACGACCCCCGGCGGCGTCAGCGGCGTCGAAGCCCCCAAAGGCGTCCTGTTGTTGCAGGATCACCATAACGCGGTTCAGTACCGAAATATCTGGATCGAACCGCTCGATTGA
- a CDS encoding tetratricopeptide repeat protein — protein sequence MGYCSVCGTFGCKECLTQFEGEFFCAKHYRPIAQRLEQEQRLEERRHQHPRQRLVVRFADGRRAYGVCFSMVLTDEGFHLDLTDASGVPLGKTEKINFKDLKAVFHVKSFDGKPATPVPYKAFTPEGPELVVVFRDGEIVRGFSPQRHNTRDPRFYLISKDPNDNNISILVERTAVEAVYTAEEYEEMLARKRETSRENALPENISHEEAMGDFHFEMREYETALQCYQQALSKFPRSPRLIKKTVLALYDTGVQYIKRREYDKALHHMEQALRLAPHNESVVKKVAQLKHVLKKQEQNV from the coding sequence GTGGGATATTGCAGCGTTTGCGGCACGTTCGGCTGTAAAGAGTGCCTGACGCAATTCGAGGGGGAGTTTTTTTGTGCAAAACACTACCGCCCCATTGCCCAGCGCCTCGAACAGGAGCAACGTCTCGAGGAGAGGCGGCACCAGCACCCCCGCCAGCGGCTCGTCGTGCGGTTTGCGGACGGGCGGCGCGCCTATGGCGTCTGTTTTTCCATGGTGCTTACCGACGAGGGGTTTCATCTGGACCTTACCGACGCATCCGGGGTTCCGCTGGGCAAGACGGAAAAGATCAACTTCAAGGATCTGAAGGCGGTTTTTCATGTCAAAAGTTTCGACGGAAAGCCCGCCACGCCCGTCCCCTACAAGGCCTTCACCCCCGAAGGGCCGGAACTGGTCGTGGTATTTCGCGACGGAGAAATCGTACGCGGTTTTTCGCCCCAACGCCACAACACCCGGGATCCCCGTTTCTATCTGATCTCGAAGGATCCAAACGACAACAACATCAGCATCCTCGTTGAACGGACTGCGGTCGAGGCCGTCTATACGGCTGAAGAATACGAGGAGATGCTTGCACGAAAACGCGAGACATCCCGCGAAAACGCCTTGCCGGAAAACATCTCGCATGAGGAAGCGATGGGGGACTTCCATTTCGAAATGCGCGAATACGAAACCGCGCTGCAATGCTACCAGCAGGCCCTGTCCAAGTTTCCCCGTTCACCCCGCCTAATCAAAAAGACCGTCTTGGCCCTTTATGACACCGGCGTCCAGTACATCAAGCGGCGCGAGTACGACAAGGCACTGCACCACATGGAACAGGCGCTTCGGCTGGCGCCCCACAATGAATCCGTGGTAAAAAAGGTGGCGCAACTCAAACACGTCTTGAAGAAACAGGAACAGAACGTGTAA
- a CDS encoding metallophosphoesterase family protein, with protein sequence MRIAIIADIHANLEAASAVLAEIDRLNPDKTVCLGDLAGYNSQPNEVIELIRAREIPTLMGNHDAAACGNEDTWFFRSSAKKAIDWQAGQLREDNREWLKALPVQLAFDRVCLGVHGSPGNRDDYIVDWLDAMRQLSHLKNPDTMVCFFGHSHRASFFSERGGHFATTAGTVHELRPRNRYFINPGAVGQPRDRDPRAAFGLFDSDRMTFEFCRVEYDVAAAAQKNIKAGLPSDLAARLIKGV encoded by the coding sequence ATGCGCATTGCCATTATAGCCGATATTCATGCCAATCTGGAGGCGGCCTCGGCGGTTTTGGCCGAAATTGACAGGCTGAACCCCGACAAGACCGTCTGCTTGGGCGACCTTGCCGGCTACAATTCCCAGCCGAACGAGGTCATCGAACTGATTCGCGCGCGGGAAATTCCGACGCTGATGGGCAATCACGACGCCGCCGCGTGCGGAAACGAGGATACATGGTTCTTTCGGTCCTCGGCCAAGAAAGCCATTGACTGGCAGGCCGGCCAACTCCGCGAAGACAACCGCGAATGGCTCAAGGCCCTGCCCGTGCAACTGGCCTTCGACCGGGTTTGTCTGGGCGTGCACGGTTCGCCGGGCAACCGCGATGACTACATTGTGGATTGGCTGGACGCCATGCGCCAGTTGTCCCATCTGAAGAATCCCGACACCATGGTCTGTTTCTTCGGCCATAGCCATCGGGCGTCGTTCTTTTCGGAGCGCGGCGGCCATTTTGCCACGACCGCCGGAACCGTCCATGAATTACGGCCCCGAAACCGATACTTCATCAATCCCGGCGCCGTCGGCCAGCCCCGCGACCGGGATCCCCGCGCCGCTTTCGGACTGTTCGACAGCGATCGCATGACCTTCGAGTTCTGCCGTGTCGAATACGACGTGGCCGCCGCCGCGCAAAAAAACATCAAAGCGGGGCTTCCCTCGGATTTGGCCGCCCGTCTTATCAAAGGCGTCTGA
- the purE gene encoding 5-(carboxyamino)imidazole ribonucleotide mutase: MSNDLLVAVIMGSKSDWDVMRHAAETLSEFGVPNEARVLSAHRTPDALEAYMADATARGCEVFIGAAGGAAHLAGVMASRTIKPVLGVPMASALQGLDSLLSMVQMPAGIPVGTLAVGKAGAVNAALLAIAILALTRPELSEKLNAFRAKQADKILGETLS, from the coding sequence ATGAGCAACGACCTTCTTGTAGCCGTTATCATGGGCAGCAAATCCGACTGGGACGTCATGCGCCATGCCGCGGAGACACTGTCCGAATTTGGTGTCCCGAACGAGGCCCGCGTGCTGTCGGCCCACCGCACGCCCGACGCTTTGGAAGCCTACATGGCCGATGCGACCGCCCGCGGCTGCGAAGTGTTCATCGGCGCGGCGGGCGGCGCGGCGCACCTGGCCGGCGTCATGGCGTCGCGCACGATCAAGCCCGTCCTCGGCGTGCCCATGGCCAGCGCATTGCAGGGGCTCGACTCGCTTCTCTCGATGGTCCAGATGCCCGCGGGCATCCCCGTCGGCACGCTGGCCGTCGGCAAGGCCGGCGCCGTCAATGCCGCCCTGCTCGCCATCGCCATCCTCGCGCTCACCCGACCGGAATTATCCGAAAAACTCAATGCGTTTCGCGCGAAACAGGCGGACAAGATCCTCGGCGAAACGCTGTCATAA
- a CDS encoding glycosyltransferase family 1 protein, with translation MMVGVNLAGLKPGRGGGAEHYIRNVLATMRDVQPDTRFVLITDPDNHDSFDGWDRECLAGAGLFSGLESRVERAARQRNADVLFTPLESAPAKSSIPIVVFALDLYAWEEDAEESARKRAVRIKTVKRVCENAAAIVAPSGFVQRKYLELLGIPLNKVVVAPLGVSEVFAKPQTCFIQKPYFLVVGATRAYRNLKRLREVFDILKDDFPHGLVVVGQPAEAEPADWGPRVMRIESCPATHLAGLYQHCDVFIQPSLYEGSGVTVLEAMRSGAPVVTSRTGGIAEVAGDTPIYFNPESTHSIIAGIRWALDEQPEQRQARVRYGKQAASEYTWERCAWKTLSAFKRT, from the coding sequence ATGATGGTCGGTGTCAACTTGGCGGGATTGAAGCCGGGCCGCGGCGGCGGCGCGGAACACTATATCCGCAACGTGCTCGCCACGATGCGCGACGTCCAGCCGGACACGCGTTTCGTGTTGATTACGGATCCGGACAACCACGACAGTTTCGACGGCTGGGATCGCGAATGCCTTGCCGGCGCGGGACTTTTCTCGGGTCTTGAAAGCCGCGTCGAACGCGCCGCCCGACAGCGAAATGCCGATGTCTTGTTCACGCCGCTTGAATCGGCCCCCGCCAAAAGCAGCATCCCGATTGTCGTGTTCGCGCTCGACCTCTACGCATGGGAAGAGGACGCGGAGGAATCCGCGCGCAAGCGGGCCGTCCGGATCAAAACGGTGAAACGTGTCTGCGAAAACGCCGCCGCCATCGTCGCGCCTTCCGGATTCGTTCAGCGGAAGTACCTCGAACTGCTGGGTATTCCGCTGAACAAGGTGGTGGTCGCGCCGCTGGGCGTCTCGGAAGTGTTCGCAAAGCCGCAGACCTGCTTCATTCAAAAGCCCTACTTCCTGGTTGTCGGCGCGACGCGCGCCTATCGCAATCTCAAGCGGCTCCGTGAAGTCTTCGACATTCTAAAAGACGATTTTCCGCACGGGCTGGTCGTCGTGGGACAACCCGCCGAGGCCGAGCCGGCCGATTGGGGTCCCCGCGTCATGCGCATCGAATCGTGCCCCGCGACGCACCTCGCCGGGTTGTATCAGCATTGTGACGTGTTCATTCAGCCGTCCCTATACGAAGGCAGCGGCGTGACCGTGCTCGAGGCGATGCGGTCGGGCGCGCCGGTCGTCACGTCGCGCACCGGCGGCATCGCCGAGGTGGCCGGCGACACACCCATCTATTTCAACCCGGAAAGCACCCATTCCATCATTGCCGGCATCCGCTGGGCGCTCGACGAACAACCGGAACAACGACAGGCGCGCGTCCGATACGGAAAACAGGCCGCCTCGGAATACACATGGGAACGTTGCGCATGGAAAACATTGTCGGCGTTCAAGCGGACATAA